A single region of the Palaemon carinicauda isolate YSFRI2023 chromosome 17, ASM3689809v2, whole genome shotgun sequence genome encodes:
- the LOC137656447 gene encoding uncharacterized protein, whose product MKHQKEIGDMVRRGVARKLTNKEIQEYNSPIHYIHHHEVLKTESSSTPVRIVFNSSASYMGQRLYDFSAEGLDILNSLMGVLCRFRQVNIAIVGDIAKMYHTVNSAH is encoded by the coding sequence ATGAAACATCAGAAAGAGATTGGAGATATGGTTAGAAGGGGAGTAGCTAGGAAATTAACTAATAAGGAGATTCAAGAATACAACAGCCCCATTCACTACATTCATCATCATGAGGTGTTGAAGACAGAATCTAGTTCAACCCCAGTGCGCATTGTCTTCAATTCTTCAGCATCCTATATGGGACAGAGGTTATATGATTTTTCGGCTGAGGGGCTTGATATTTTGAACAGTTTGATGGGAGTGTTGTGTAGATTTAGGCAAGTTAATATAGCCATAGTGGGTGACATAGCAAAGATGTACCATACTGTAAACTCCGCACACTAG